Proteins found in one Aethina tumida isolate Nest 87 chromosome 1, icAetTumi1.1, whole genome shotgun sequence genomic segment:
- the LOC126264241 gene encoding uncharacterized protein LOC126264241 has translation MRLVPQTPTGEGLRPLSKTHFSKENNLGPVFVKTETKRKGLRPVPQPPTGEGLRPLPKTHLLEENGLGPASGTTESKGKGLRLVPQTPTGEGLSHLSKTHLSKENGLESVSSPTETKEKDLRPVPQLSTGKSLRSLFKTYLSEENGLEPASDPTEPKERGLRPVPQTPTGEGLRPPSKIHSSEEKTLGPASDPTKTKEKSLLLVPQSPTGEDLRPLSKTHLSVENALRPTRSATQTNGKGLRPIPIPEESVKTSLRNVPQLLTEEGLRSFSKTHISEQNGLRPISGPTQTMMLCPASKTNLSEENYLRHVSNPTQTNQKNLRPVPIVSIETGLGPVHQPSTDEGLCPVFKPQFSEENGLQVKTGQHSTHNFNSSGEIGLRPVRVLPESTEMIGLKSAVLVPSAEETNLSSVEISLQPV, from the coding sequence ATGCGTCTTGTTCCTCAAACACCAACAGGGGAAGGTTTACGTCCTCTTTCTAAAACtcatttttcaaaagaaaacaatttagGACCTGTATTCGTCAAGAcagaaacaaaaagaaaaggtTTACGTCCTGTCCCACAACCACCAACAGGGGAAGGTTTACGTCCTCTTCCAAAAACTCATTTATTAGAAGAAAATGGTTTGGGGCCTGCTTCCGGTACGACAGAATCAAAAGGAAAAGGTTTGCGTCTTGTTCCTCAAACACCAACAGGGGAAGGTTTAAGTCATCTTTCTAAAACTCATTTATCAAAAGAGAATGGTTTAGAATCTGTCTCCAGCCCGacagaaactaaagaaaaagaTTTACGACCTGTTCCTCAACTATCCACAGGGAAAAGTTTACGTTctctttttaaaacttatttatcaGAAGAAAATGGTTTAGAACCTGCCTCCGACCCGACAGAACCAAAAGAAAGAGGTTTACGTCCTGTTCCACAAACACCAACAGGGGAAGGTTTACGTCCACCTTCTAAAATTCATTCATCAGAAGAAAAAACTTTAGGACCAGCGTCCGACCCGACAAAAACAAAGGAAAAAAGTTTACTTCTTGTTCCCCAATCACCAACAGGGGAAGATTTACGCCCTCTTTCTAAGACTCATTTATCAGTAGAGAATGCTTTGCGACCTACCCGAAGTGCTACACAAACAAATGGAAAAGGTTTACGTCCTATACCTATTCCGGAAGAATCGGTAAAAACTAGTTTACGTAATGTTCCACAACTATTAACAGAAGAAGGATTACGTTCTTTTTCTAAAACACACATATCAGAACAGAATGGCTTACGACCTATCAGCGGTCCGACACAAACAATGATGTTATGTCCTGCTTCTAAAACTAATTTGTcggaagaaaattatttgcgACATGTCAGCAATCCGACACAAACAAATCAGAAAAACTTGCGTCCCGTTCCTATTGTTTCAATAGAAACTGGCTTAGGTCCTGTTCATCAGCCATCAACAGATGAAGGCTTATGTCCTGTTTTTAAGCCTCAATTCTCAGAAGAGAATGGTTTGCAAGTTAAAACTGGACAACATTCTACACATAATTTCAATTCATCAGGAGAGATAGGTCTGCGACCTGTTCGTGTTCTTCCGGAATCAACAGAGATGATAGGTTTGAAATCTGCTGTTCTTGTTCCTTCAGCAGAAGAGACAAATTTGTCATCGGTGGAGATAAGTCTGCAACCTGtgtaa